The following coding sequences are from one Biomphalaria glabrata chromosome 8, xgBioGlab47.1, whole genome shotgun sequence window:
- the LOC106079802 gene encoding uncharacterized protein LOC106079802 isoform X2, with the protein MNLWISGVFLLGSLTLCFSFIFKTSHDTVSVGGTRAVELECDYLGGSNTTLTSINRIRIDRLVNGAWTLVSEIVDVNNHINNVDPAVTSSGDISTQGNPYLKVAWDVATANTPGTYRCDIVGMDAALDISVQKSDPVVISEIVTTSAPAIAGDPNLAQIIQNQISMQTQIDHLRDHTAQELSDILNLIRENQLAEFQLFNSIHNQLDSIAHKQSEMDNRLTILEGGTVTSPPSFTSTVGLTNAQTSGPTNSPTSPIPVTFDGQWPSGSYGLFRPATGCPSNSPFVTWTVGTRRHQTSTQYNDVSLNNHMVYPAMENINETFFINERFCMVDSPAFGSAWPKGSYCINRKGGVCPSGFRSGYINMEDIGTNENVFGSVPDGIYNAGSLIYYCCRNDSPPTAPISLPTAVPFYLYKYGDSCQTVAGMSVESEWFLIDTEDANNQDHYENEWHPSGSVNDVRVLLCYYFRN; encoded by the coding sequence ATGAATCTCTGGATCTCTGGTGTGTTTCTCCTGGGCTCACTCACTctatgttttagttttattttcaagaCTTCCCACGACACGGTCAGCGTTGGTGGTACAAGAGCAGTCGAACTAGAATGTGACTATCTAGGTGGTTCTAACACCACTCTAACTTCCATCAACAGGATCAGAATAGATAGACTTGTCAATGGAGCCTGGACTCTGGTCTCGGAGATAGTGGACGTCAATAACCACATTAATAACGTCGACCCCGCGGTTACATCTTCGGGCGACATTAGCACGCAAGGTAACCCGTACTTAAAAGTGGCTTGGGATGTTGCTACTGCGAATACCCCAGGCACGTACCGCTGTGATATTGTCGGCATGGACGCAGCGTTAGACATTTCTGTGCAGAAGTCAGATCCAGTGGTCATCAGTGAAATTGTTACCACTTCTGCTCCGGCTATTGCTGGAGATCCTAACCTGGCTCAGATTATACAGAATCAGATCTCCATGCAAACTCAGATCGACCATCTGAGAGACCACACTGCTCAAGAACTGAGTGATATTTTAAACTTGATCAGAGAGAATCAGCTAGCTGAGTTTCAGCTTTTTAACAGCATTCACAACCAACTAGACTCCATAGCACACAAACAATCCGAGATGGACAACAGACTGACCATACTAGAGGGAGGAACAGTCACTTCTCCTCCTTCCTTTACTTCAACGGTTGGCTTAACAAATGCCCAAACGTCTGGTCCAACAAACTCTCCAACCTCTCCTATCCCCGTCACATTTGATGGTCAGTGGCCGAGTGGAAGCTATGGGCTATTTCGACCAGCGACCGGGTGCCCATCCAATAGCCCATTCGTTACATGGACAGTGGGTACACGCAGACATCAGACATCGACCCAGTACAATGACGTGTCTTTGAATAATCACATGGTCTACCCAGCAATGGAAAACATCAATGAAACTTTCTTCATCAATGAGAGATTCTGCATGGTGGATTCCCCAGCATTTGGCAGCGCTTGGCCCAAGGGAAGCTACTGCATCAACCGGAAAGGTGGAGTATGTCCCTCTGGTTTCCGCTCGGGCTATATCAATATGGAGGACATTGGTACCAATGAAAATGTGTTTGGCTCTGTACCAGATGGCATCTACAACGCAGGCTCACTTATTTATTACTGTTGTCGCAATGACAGCCCTCCCACGGCTCCCATTTCTCTGCCCACTGCTGTTCCATTCTACTTGTACAAATATGGAGACTCGTGTCAGACAGTGGCTGGCATGTCTGTTGAAAGCGAGTGGTTTCTGATCGACACAGAAGACGCTAACAATCAGGATCATTATGAAAACGAATGGCATCCATCCGGAAGTGTGAATGACGTCAGAGTATTGCTGTGTTACTATTTTAGAAATTGA
- the LOC106079802 gene encoding uncharacterized protein LOC106079802 isoform X1, producing the protein MNHWVPLRQRLIRHLISEMNLWISGVFLLGSLTLCFSFIFKTSHDTVSVGGTRAVELECDYLGGSNTTLTSINRIRIDRLVNGAWTLVSEIVDVNNHINNVDPAVTSSGDISTQGNPYLKVAWDVATANTPGTYRCDIVGMDAALDISVQKSDPVVISEIVTTSAPAIAGDPNLAQIIQNQISMQTQIDHLRDHTAQELSDILNLIRENQLAEFQLFNSIHNQLDSIAHKQSEMDNRLTILEGGTVTSPPSFTSTVGLTNAQTSGPTNSPTSPIPVTFDGQWPSGSYGLFRPATGCPSNSPFVTWTVGTRRHQTSTQYNDVSLNNHMVYPAMENINETFFINERFCMVDSPAFGSAWPKGSYCINRKGGVCPSGFRSGYINMEDIGTNENVFGSVPDGIYNAGSLIYYCCRNDSPPTAPISLPTAVPFYLYKYGDSCQTVAGMSVESEWFLIDTEDANNQDHYENEWHPSGSVNDVRVLLCYYFRN; encoded by the exons ATGAATCATTGGGTACCGTTGAGGCAACGTTTGATTAGACATCTCATTTCAGAA ATGAATCTCTGGATCTCTGGTGTGTTTCTCCTGGGCTCACTCACTctatgttttagttttattttcaagaCTTCCCACGACACGGTCAGCGTTGGTGGTACAAGAGCAGTCGAACTAGAATGTGACTATCTAGGTGGTTCTAACACCACTCTAACTTCCATCAACAGGATCAGAATAGATAGACTTGTCAATGGAGCCTGGACTCTGGTCTCGGAGATAGTGGACGTCAATAACCACATTAATAACGTCGACCCCGCGGTTACATCTTCGGGCGACATTAGCACGCAAGGTAACCCGTACTTAAAAGTGGCTTGGGATGTTGCTACTGCGAATACCCCAGGCACGTACCGCTGTGATATTGTCGGCATGGACGCAGCGTTAGACATTTCTGTGCAGAAGTCAGATCCAGTGGTCATCAGTGAAATTGTTACCACTTCTGCTCCGGCTATTGCTGGAGATCCTAACCTGGCTCAGATTATACAGAATCAGATCTCCATGCAAACTCAGATCGACCATCTGAGAGACCACACTGCTCAAGAACTGAGTGATATTTTAAACTTGATCAGAGAGAATCAGCTAGCTGAGTTTCAGCTTTTTAACAGCATTCACAACCAACTAGACTCCATAGCACACAAACAATCCGAGATGGACAACAGACTGACCATACTAGAGGGAGGAACAGTCACTTCTCCTCCTTCCTTTACTTCAACGGTTGGCTTAACAAATGCCCAAACGTCTGGTCCAACAAACTCTCCAACCTCTCCTATCCCCGTCACATTTGATGGTCAGTGGCCGAGTGGAAGCTATGGGCTATTTCGACCAGCGACCGGGTGCCCATCCAATAGCCCATTCGTTACATGGACAGTGGGTACACGCAGACATCAGACATCGACCCAGTACAATGACGTGTCTTTGAATAATCACATGGTCTACCCAGCAATGGAAAACATCAATGAAACTTTCTTCATCAATGAGAGATTCTGCATGGTGGATTCCCCAGCATTTGGCAGCGCTTGGCCCAAGGGAAGCTACTGCATCAACCGGAAAGGTGGAGTATGTCCCTCTGGTTTCCGCTCGGGCTATATCAATATGGAGGACATTGGTACCAATGAAAATGTGTTTGGCTCTGTACCAGATGGCATCTACAACGCAGGCTCACTTATTTATTACTGTTGTCGCAATGACAGCCCTCCCACGGCTCCCATTTCTCTGCCCACTGCTGTTCCATTCTACTTGTACAAATATGGAGACTCGTGTCAGACAGTGGCTGGCATGTCTGTTGAAAGCGAGTGGTTTCTGATCGACACAGAAGACGCTAACAATCAGGATCATTATGAAAACGAATGGCATCCATCCGGAAGTGTGAATGACGTCAGAGTATTGCTGTGTTACTATTTTAGAAATTGA
- the LOC129927733 gene encoding zonadhesin-like, with product MRNEIVRDTKKEVLGFHSKVFSTSGIPSQGITEPNRTSDIPSQGITELNRTSDIPSQGITEPNRTSDIPSQGITELNRTSYIPSQGITELNRTSDIPSQGITEPNRTSDIPSHGITELNRTSDIPSQGITEPNRTSDIPSQGITELNRTSDIPSQGITELNRTSDIPSQGINELNRTSDIPSQGITEPNRTSDIPSQGITEPNRTSDIPSQGITELNRTSDIPSQGITEPNRTSDIPSQGITEPNRTSDIPSQGITELNRTSDIPSQGITELNRTSDIPSQGITELNRTSDIPSQGITEPNRTSDIPSQGITELNRTSDIPSQGITEPNRTSDIPSQGITELNRTSDIPSQGITELNRTSDIPSQGINELNRTSDIPSQGITEPNRTSDIPSQGITEPNRTSDIP from the exons ATGAGAAATGAAATAGTCagagacacaaagaaagaaGTTTTAGGTTTTCACTCAAAAGTGTTCAG TACATCAGGCATTCCATCACAAGGTATTACTGAGCCAAATAGAACATCAGACATTCCATCACAAGGTATTACTGAGCTAAATAGAACATCAGACATTCCATCACAAGGTATTACTGAGCCAAATAGAACATCAGACATTCCATCACAAGGTATTACTGAACTAAATAGAACATCATACATTCCATCACAAGGTATTACTGAGCTAAATAGAACATCAGACATTCCATCACAAGGTATTACTGAGCCAAATAGAACATCAGACATTCCATCACATGGTATTACTGAGCTAAATAGAACATCAGACATTCCATCACAAGGTATTACTGAGCCAAATAGAACATCAGACATTCCATCACAAGGTATTACTGAGCTAAATAGAACATCAGACATTCCATCACAAGGTATTACTGAGCTAAATAGAACATCAGACATTCCATCACAAGGTATTAATGAGCTAAATAGAACATCAGACATTCCATCACAAGGTATTACTGAGCCAAATAGAACATCAGACATTCCATCACAAGGTATTACTGAGCCAAATAGAACATCAGACATTCCATCACAAGGTATTACTGAGCTAAATAGAACATCAGACATTCCATCACAAGGTATTACTGAGCCAAATAGAACATCAGACATTCCATCACAAGGTATTACTGAGCCAAATAGAACATCAGACATTCCATCACAAGGTATTACTGAGCTAAATAGAACATCAGACATTCCATCACAAGGTATTACTGAGCTAAATAGAACATCAGACATTCCATCACAAGGTATTACTGAGCTAAATAGAACATCAGACATTCCATCACAAGGTATTACTGAGCCAAATAGAACATCAGACATTCCATCACAAGGTATTACTGAGCTAAATAGAACATCAGACATTCCATCACAAGGTATTACTGAGCCAAATAGAACATCAGACATTCCATCACAAGGTATTACTGAGCTAAATAGAACATCAGACATTCCATCACAAGGTATTACTGAGCTAAATAGAACATCAGACATTCCATCACAAGGTATTAATGAGCTAAATAGAACATCAGACATTCCATCACAAGGTATTACTGAGCCAAATAGAACATCAGACATTCCATCACAAGGTATTACTGAGCCAAATAGAACATCAGACATTCCATGA
- the LOC129927743 gene encoding uncharacterized protein LOC129927743, which translates to MLIKLILVSLVCKITHSFWLSSDPESINFNSPGPLRLECKYSSNVGTTFVSVQRIRIDKQVNGVWSLIAELVDNNQWSVISGATALGSLASPTSTYLEVTWNTVTPDLLGIYRCELIGLNSINDFIVEKTPSVTVAETPVSTATVSEIVKNETDAIRQEFEAYKTRTDQELSDILNLIRENQLSQLNYLEELSGNFTNQISSLSNNYDSLNARVTALENSGCGCSAGESTTQAPPALIGQQWPVGTYGLYQPQAGCPQDTSTTQWTTGYRRHHTVSGANMDEVSPGSHFAQPVLSTVGSNHYFFQRFCMVDSLSTGPSWPIGSYCINRKGGACPGGFNSGYIEIDDNGTDQDIVSGSLPDGTYSTITRIYYCCRVDGNAETPISLPNTRPFYLYRIGVVCQKVANMTVSQEWFLIDTSNANNLDRFENVWHPDAALNDIRIQLCYYSPV; encoded by the coding sequence ATGTTGATCAAGTTGATTCTAGTCTCACTGGTCTGCAAGATTACTCACTCATTCTGGTTAAGTTCCGACCCTGAAAGTATCAACTTTAACTCCCCTGGACCACTTCGACTCGAGTGTAAATACAGTTCCAATGTCGGCACTACGTTCGTCAGTGTCCAGCGCATTAGGATAGACAAGCAAGTGAATGGAGTCTGGTCACTCATAGCAGAACTAGTGGACAATAACCAGTGGTCTGTCATCTCTGGAGCGACAGCTCTCGGCTCTCTGGCATCTCCAACTAGCACATATTTGGAAGTGACATGGAACACGGTCACCCCTGACCTCCTAGGTATCTATAGGTGTGAACTGATTGGGCTCAACTCAATTAATGACTTCATTGTAGAGAAGACGCCATCCGTCACGGTTGCAGAGACACCAGTCTCAACTGCTACTGTCTCAGAAATTGTTAAGAATGAGACAGACGCAATAAGACAAGAGTTTGAAGCTTATAAGACTCGCACTGACCAAGAGTTGTCGGACATCCTTAACCTGATCAGAGAGAATCAATTATCACAGCTCAATTACTTGGAAGAATTGAGCGGGAATTTTACGAACCAGATCAGCTCTCTTTCTAACAATTACGACTCGTTGAATGCACGAGTGACTGCCCTTGAGAACTCTGGTTGTGGGTGTAGTGCAGGAGAGTCTACCACACAGGCACCCCCGGCGTTGATTGGTCAGCAATGGCCAGTTGGAACTTACGGGCTTTATCAACCTCAGGCCGGTTGCCCACAGGACACTTCTACTACCCAGTGGACGACAGGTTACAGAAGACACCACACAGTATCTGGAGCCAACATGGATGAAGTCTCCCCAGGATCTCACTTTGCGCAGCCTGTCTTGTCCACTGTAGGAAGTAATCATTACTTCTTTCAGCGCTTCTGTATGGTGGACAGCCTCTCCACAGGCCCATCCTGGCCCATCGGCTCGTACTGTATCAACAGGAAGGGTGGAGCTTGCCCTGGTGGTTTCAACTCGGGCTACATCGAGATAGACGACAACGGCACCGACCAAGACATAGTGTCCGGTTCTTTACCGGACGGTACATATAGCACCATTACAAGAATCTATTATTGCTGCCGTGTCGATGGCAACGCCGAGACGCCCATATCTCTTCCCAACACACGACCTTTCTACTTGTATAGAATAGGCGTGGTCTGTCAGAAGGTCGCCAACATGACTGTCTCACAGGAGTGGTTCTTGATCGACACGTCCAACGCTAACAATCTAGATAGATTCGAGAACGTCTGGCATCCGGATGCCGCATTGAACGATATCCGTATTCAGCTGTGTTATTACAGCCCAGTTTAA